The following proteins come from a genomic window of Chionomys nivalis chromosome 9, mChiNiv1.1, whole genome shotgun sequence:
- the Ripor3 gene encoding RIPOR family member 3, which translates to MSVRLRFLSPGDAGAVGTVGRSASFAGFSAQSRRVSKSINRNSVRSRLPAKSSRAYGTLHKGSLCLDPRPQQVKKIFDAVKRGLREHLCEQQAELDYLCGRHNDTQRSSRLAFYYDLDKQTRLVERHVRKVEFHISKVDELYEGYCIQWRLRDGASNMQRAFSNGTQSRASRESLQELGRSLQECMEDMCLIEGALEVHLGEFHVKMKGLVGYARLCPGDQYEVLMRLGRQRWRLKGRIEPDDSQTWDEEEKAFVPTMHENLEIKVTELRGLSSMVVGAVTCDIADFFTARPQLVVVDITELGTIKLQLELLWNPLDSECRPVSPSPTGRFSMGSRKGSLYTWTPPSTPSFRDKYCLSVLQQPRATSILGYLSDSELQGPRLRNRSQERLEMDSFSSEDPRDTETSTSASTSDVGFLAMPAVPTACIEEGTREEPPPLGLLPGLAHPVSGVLVEQPGWRDLRGERLTLLQDAPVHSPMVPQSQKDQEEGGGDGVERPVQEVLDLLRSADTAQPQLRELEYQVLGLRDRLKPRGVQPEPVSVQSLMDCILESFAFLNADLASDELSLFGGSQAPEKDSPPPPRPSLKVSPSELTAGVPELDTLLTVHLQVCKALLQKLASPDLSRMVQDCLLEEAEQQRQVLEVISVLDSEQVSKARSVEEIIPQAPHRKGGLALWQGCTQPGSILACPASTLLSQLKKMFLHRVRGKYPGQLEIVCRRLLEQVVSCGGLLATVGLQEEQMVTWFQFHSYLQRQSVSDLEKHLIQLTKEVTLTEELHCASPAKGLRKLHGKRLGQLQPLPQTLQAWALLQLDGPPRLCRAARSRLASAARNRRFREKALLYYTNALNDSDTKLQQAACMALQQLGGIESIEQIASLCRSDLEAVRVAAREATLSFGEKGRLAFEKMDKLQSEQELYQEADVEITIF; encoded by the exons ATGTCTGTGAGGTTGCGCTTCCTGTCTCCTGGGGATGCCGGGGCCGTGGGGACCGTGGGCCGCAGCGCCTCCTTTGCAGGCTTCAGTGCACAAAGCCGGAGGGTCTC AAAGTCCATCAACAGGAACTCTGTGAGGTCACGGCTGCCAGCCAAGTCCTCCAGGGCTTATGGAACACTGCATAAGGGCTCGCTCTGCCTGGACCCCCGGCCGCAGCAGGTGAAGAAGATCTTTGATGCTGTGAAGAGAGGCCTCAG GGAGCACCTCTGTGAGCAGCAGGCTGAGCTGGATTACCTGTGCGGTCGACACAACGACACCCAGAGGAGCTCCAGGCTG GCTTTCTACTATGACCTGGACAAG CAAACACGCTTGGTAGAGAGACATGTCCGGAAGGTGGAGTTCCATATCAGTAAG GTGGATGAGCTCTATGAAGGCTACTGTATCCAGTGGCGTCTGCGAGATGGTGCCTCCAACATGCAGCGCGCCTTTAGCAATGGTACCCAAAGCCGCGCCTCCCGGGAGAGCCTGCAGGAGCTGGGCCGCAGCTTGCAGGAATGCATGGAG GACATGTGTCTCATAGAGGGGGCCTTGGAAGTTCACCTGGGCGAGTTCCATGTCAAGATGAAAG GCTTGGTGGGCTATGCACGCCTCTGTCCCGGAGACCAGTATGAG GTACTTATGCGCCTGGGCCGCCAGCGGTGGCGGCTGAAGGGCCGGATAGAGCCGGATGACAGCCAGACCTGGGATGAGGAGGAGAAGGCCTTTGTGCCCACCATGCACGAAAACCTAGAGATCAAG GTGACCGAGCTTCGAGGCCTGAGCTCAATGGTGGTGGGTGCTGTGACTTGTGACATCGCTGACTTCTTCACGGCCCGACCCCAGCTTGTGGTGGTGGACATCACTGAGCTGGGCACCATCAAGCTGCAGCTGGAACTGCTGTGGAA CCCCTTGGACTCTGAGTGCAGGCCGGTGTCACCCAGCCCCACTGGCAGGTTCTCGATGGGCAGCAGGAAGGGCTCACTATACACCTGGACACCACCTAGCACCCCCAGCTTCCGGGACAAATACTGCCTG TCTGTCCTCCAGCAGCCTAGGGCCACCTCCATCCTCGGCTACCTGTCTGACAGCGAGCTCCAGGGCCCTCGCCTGCGGAACCGGAGCCAGGAGCGACTCGAGATGGACTCTTTCAGCTCTGAGGACCCCAGAGACACTGAGACCAGCACTTCAGCATCCACCTCAGATGTGGGGTTCCTGGCCATGCCTGCGGTACCCACGGCTTGCATAGAAGAGGGGACCAGGGAGGAGCCCCCACCCCTGGGCCTGCTACCAGGCCTGGCTCACCCAGTCAGCGGTGTGCTTGTGGAACAGCCTGGCTGGAGGGACTTGAGAGGAGAGAGGCTGACCCTGCTGCAAGATGCCCCAGTCCACAGCCCCATGGTGCCACAGAGCCAGAAGGACCAGGAAGAAGGAGGTGGGGATGGAGTTGAGAGGCCTGTGCAGGAGGTCCTGGATCTGCTGCGGTCTGCAGACACTGCTCAGCCCCAGCTCCGGGAGCTGGAGTACCAAGTCCTCGGCCTCAGGGACCGACTGAAG CCGCGAGGGGTGCAGCCGGAACCGGTGTCAGTGCAGAGTCTGATGGACTGTATTCTGGAGAGCTTCGCCTTTCTGAATGCCGACCTTGCCAGTGATGAGCTGTCCCTGTTTGGGGGCTCCCAGGCTCCCGA GAAGGACAGTCCCCCGCCTCCTCGGCCGTCATTGAAGGTGTCACCCAGCGAGCTCACAGCTGGTGTCCCGGAGCTGGACACACTGCTCACTGTCCACCTTCAAGTCTGCAAGGCCTTGCTTCAG AAGCTGGCCTCCCCTGATCTGTCACGGATGGTCCAGGACTGCCTCCTGGAGGAAGCAGAGCAGCAAAGGCAGGTTCTGGAAGTGATTTCAGTCCTTGACTCAGAGCAGGTCAGCAAGGCCAGGTCGGTTGAAGAGA TCATCCCACAGGCTCCTCACAGGAAGGGTGGCCTGGCATTGTGGCAAGGATGTACCCAGCCTGGCAGCATCCTGGCTTGCCCTGCTTCTACACTCCTCAGCCAGCTCAAGAAGATGTTCCTACATCGAGTCCGAGGGAAGTACCCTGGCCAGCTGGAAATAG TGTGTCGCAGGCTCCTGGAGCAGGTGGTCAGCTGTGGTGGGCTACTGGCCACAGTGGGGCTCCAGGAAGAGCAGATGGTCACCTGGTTCCAGTTCCACAGCTACCTGCAGCGGCAGAGCGTCTCTGACCTGGAGAAACACCTCATCCAGCTCACCAAGGAAG TTACTCTCACTGAGGAGCTGCACTGTGCGAGTCCAGCCAAGGGCTTGAGGAAGCTGCATGGGAAACGCCTGGGCCAGCTGCAGCCCCTGCCCCAGACTCTTCAAGCTTGGGCCCTGCTGCAGCTGGATGGACCGCCGAGGCTGTGCAGGGCTGCCAGATCACGCCTGGCTAGTGCAGCCAGGAATAGGCGCTTCCGGGAAAAG GCTCTGCTGTACTACACCAACGCCTTAAACGACAGTGACACCAAGCTCCAGCAGGCAGCGTGCATGGCGCTGCAGCAGCTTGGG GGTATTGAAAGCATTGAACAAATCGCCAGCCTGTGTCGGTCGGACCTGGAGGCCGTGCGGGTGGCAGCGCGGGAAGCAACACTATCATTTG GTGAGAAGGGCCGCCTAGCTTTTGAGAAGATGGACAAGCTCCAGTCAGAACAAGAACTCTACCAGGAAGCAGATGTTGAAATCACAATTTTCTAA